A single genomic interval of Desulfovibrio sp. JC022 harbors:
- a CDS encoding radical SAM protein, whose translation MKVYLIKASAPGLFKEYKKYMGAPPQNIFSLAASTPRGIKVEMCDETQDMKPKMNTDADVIVICFHTPDAVHAYKLADKYRAKGKTVVLGGLHPSFMPDEAEQHADALLMGEVEGIWTQLLKDYKTESLQKRYERSSPVDMAKLRPYPTDIIPASRYKGIWSVLVSRGCVHRCEFCVVPPFFKSKYRLRPIENIVEEIKAAPTKWFELHSDNLTADRDYAIELFKALKPLNIKWVGESTVKMAQDEELLRLAAESGCEYLLIGIETPSKDALSSSGKKFVSPQEVRAAIDKFHEFGIKITSSMIFGFDSHTPEIFQESLDFVNEIDIDEVESVILCPFAGTPLYKRLEAEGRLLAKDWSKYDCSQAVFRPKNMTPEQLDEGAIWFWKQVKKKSPLSGGGISSTDGTSRKKQPKRGQKMSTGSGNIKWKSMLALILIGAALIMDMPWLWGILFLLWVTMDLKNRQTYLLEEISRDSNPFLYWIIVTMWFCFTLTALSWHPATYGYIYEYLPSQNYEQSSMRESVQPAALQETRLPVVRAVQATSTLKTISYGMNLKVPQDWNVAQIKTDDGPEINVTDPQQRADITALRFNLGQKMNIPDITIFMEKELAKEIPFVTAENGIKLPEFKARNSNFEIDFKKYHGTLHGDKLDTIVGYGRQGKDAYIIIGIYGSEDRAMRNNTVRVLKSFSP comes from the coding sequence GTGAAAGTTTACCTCATCAAAGCATCGGCCCCCGGCCTGTTCAAGGAATACAAAAAATACATGGGCGCGCCGCCGCAGAATATTTTTTCCCTTGCCGCCTCCACCCCACGCGGGATCAAAGTGGAAATGTGCGATGAAACGCAAGACATGAAACCGAAGATGAACACAGACGCTGACGTCATCGTTATCTGTTTCCATACCCCGGATGCCGTTCATGCTTATAAACTTGCGGATAAATACCGCGCAAAAGGCAAAACAGTGGTCCTCGGTGGGCTACACCCCAGCTTCATGCCTGACGAAGCTGAGCAGCATGCCGACGCGCTGCTCATGGGTGAAGTGGAAGGAATTTGGACTCAATTATTAAAAGATTACAAAACCGAATCACTCCAAAAGAGATATGAACGAAGCAGTCCGGTGGATATGGCCAAGCTGCGCCCCTACCCTACAGACATAATTCCGGCCTCACGTTACAAGGGAATCTGGTCGGTGCTGGTTTCGCGCGGCTGCGTGCATCGCTGTGAATTCTGCGTTGTACCCCCATTTTTCAAAAGCAAATACAGACTGCGCCCCATTGAAAATATTGTGGAAGAGATCAAAGCTGCCCCGACAAAATGGTTTGAACTGCACTCCGACAACCTCACAGCGGACCGCGACTATGCCATTGAATTGTTCAAAGCGTTAAAGCCGTTGAACATCAAATGGGTGGGTGAATCGACCGTCAAAATGGCACAGGATGAGGAATTGCTCCGCCTTGCAGCGGAATCCGGCTGTGAATATCTGCTGATCGGCATTGAAACTCCATCCAAAGACGCACTTAGCAGTTCCGGCAAAAAATTTGTTTCACCGCAGGAAGTGCGCGCTGCCATCGATAAATTCCATGAATTCGGAATCAAGATAACCTCTTCCATGATCTTCGGCTTTGATTCCCATACCCCGGAAATTTTTCAGGAAAGTCTCGATTTCGTAAATGAAATCGACATTGACGAAGTGGAATCGGTCATCCTTTGCCCCTTTGCCGGGACTCCGCTGTACAAACGTTTGGAGGCTGAAGGCAGGCTGCTGGCCAAGGACTGGTCCAAATATGATTGCAGCCAAGCGGTATTCCGCCCCAAAAACATGACGCCGGAACAGCTTGATGAAGGGGCAATATGGTTCTGGAAGCAGGTAAAAAAAAAGTCCCCTCTTTCAGGTGGTGGCATCTCCTCTACTGATGGAACTTCTAGGAAAAAGCAGCCCAAGAGAGGCCAAAAGATGAGCACAGGCAGTGGAAACATCAAGTGGAAATCCATGCTCGCTTTGATACTTATCGGTGCCGCCCTGATCATGGATATGCCATGGCTTTGGGGAATCCTTTTCCTGCTCTGGGTGACCATGGACCTGAAAAACAGACAGACCTATTTACTGGAAGAAATTTCCAGAGACAGCAACCCGTTCTTATACTGGATAATAGTAACCATGTGGTTCTGTTTCACTTTAACGGCACTGAGCTGGCACCCTGCAACATATGGATATATTTACGAATATTTACCGTCACAAAATTATGAGCAAAGCAGTATGCGGGAATCCGTGCAGCCCGCTGCGTTGCAGGAAACACGGCTCCCGGTAGTTAGAGCCGTACAGGCTACGTCCACTTTGAAAACGATCAGCTACGGCATGAATTTAAAAGTCCCGCAGGACTGGAATGTCGCACAGATCAAAACCGATGACGGCCCGGAAATAAATGTGACTGATCCGCAGCAACGCGCGGACATAACCGCGCTGCGTTTCAATCTGGGTCAAAAAATGAATATCCCGGACATAACGATTTTTATGGAAAAGGAACTGGCCAAAGAAATCCCGTTCGTAACAGCCGAGAACGGAATCAAGCTGCCGGAATTCAAGGCCCGGAATTCAAATTTTGAAATAGATTTCAAAAAATATCACGGGACTCTCCATGGCGATAAACTTGATACCATTGTCGGCTACGGCAGACAGGGGAAAGATGCCTACATCATAATCGGAATATACGGATCAGAAGATCGGGCCATGCGCAACAATACAGTCAGGGTGTTGAAATCATTCAGCCCGTAA
- a CDS encoding YifB family Mg chelatase-like AAA ATPase, translating to MIAKVSCAALMGIDAFKVDLEVDLTRQGMPAFTMVGLAEGAVKESKERVFSALKNSGYRIPPSRITVNLAPADIRKAGSAYDLPLATSLLGAAGVIDQSALEGWFLAGELSLSGGVKPVHGVLPLAIEARRKGAKGLIVSPENVNEAAVVEGLSVYGVPTLSQLVNFLIGEDNLEPAEVDTELLWSGRESFGLDFSEVKGQEHAKRAIEIGAAGNHNLLFVGPPGSGKTMLARRIPTVLPPLVFEEALEVTKIYSVSGQLARDKSLMVTRPFRAPHHTISDAGLIGGGAYPRPGEVSLAHRGVLFLDELPEFKKNVLEVLRQPLEGGEVTISRAAMSLSYPADFMLVAAMNPCPCGYLTDERHACTCTAQAVNRYRSKLSGPLLDRIDLQIEVPAVEYKDLRDSSGLDSASMRANIERVREIQTERYKGMNILTNSELSGSSLEKFCKLSEAEHGFLEQAVRSLGLSARAYTRILRISRTIADLAGGEMIQVQHLAEAINYRSMDRQG from the coding sequence ATGATAGCAAAAGTTTCCTGCGCCGCCCTTATGGGGATTGATGCATTTAAAGTTGATCTGGAAGTTGATTTGACCCGGCAGGGCATGCCTGCATTCACAATGGTCGGCCTTGCTGAGGGCGCGGTCAAAGAGAGTAAGGAGCGTGTTTTTTCCGCGCTCAAGAACAGCGGCTATCGTATTCCGCCTTCACGCATCACCGTAAACCTTGCCCCGGCTGATATCCGTAAGGCCGGGTCGGCATACGATCTGCCTTTGGCAACGTCATTGCTCGGGGCTGCCGGGGTAATTGACCAGTCCGCGCTGGAAGGATGGTTTCTGGCCGGGGAACTTTCCCTTTCCGGCGGAGTTAAACCTGTGCACGGAGTTTTGCCTTTGGCTATCGAGGCTAGGCGCAAGGGCGCGAAGGGATTGATTGTCAGTCCTGAAAACGTAAATGAAGCCGCAGTGGTGGAAGGACTTTCAGTTTACGGGGTGCCGACCCTTTCACAATTGGTAAATTTTCTTATCGGCGAGGATAATCTTGAGCCGGCCGAGGTTGATACGGAGCTGCTTTGGTCCGGGCGTGAATCTTTCGGCCTTGATTTTTCCGAGGTCAAAGGGCAGGAGCATGCCAAGCGGGCCATTGAGATTGGCGCAGCAGGTAACCATAATCTACTTTTTGTAGGTCCTCCGGGCAGCGGCAAGACCATGCTGGCGCGGCGTATTCCCACAGTGTTACCTCCGCTGGTTTTTGAGGAAGCATTGGAGGTGACCAAAATTTACAGTGTTTCCGGGCAACTTGCGCGGGATAAATCACTGATGGTCACTCGCCCGTTCCGCGCTCCGCATCATACCATCTCCGATGCCGGACTTATCGGCGGCGGGGCTTACCCTAGGCCCGGTGAGGTCTCCCTTGCCCATCGCGGGGTACTTTTTCTTGATGAGTTGCCTGAATTCAAGAAAAATGTGCTTGAAGTTCTGCGTCAACCTTTAGAAGGCGGGGAAGTTACAATTTCCCGCGCAGCCATGTCTCTTTCATATCCGGCTGATTTTATGCTGGTTGCGGCTATGAACCCCTGTCCCTGCGGATATCTTACAGATGAACGACACGCCTGTACCTGTACCGCACAGGCGGTTAACCGTTACCGTTCTAAACTTTCCGGGCCACTTTTGGACCGTATTGACCTTCAGATTGAAGTCCCGGCGGTGGAATATAAGGATTTGCGGGATTCATCCGGGCTTGATTCTGCTTCCATGCGTGCCAATATTGAAAGGGTGCGTGAAATCCAGACCGAGCGGTACAAAGGGATGAATATCCTTACCAACAGTGAACTCTCCGGTTCCTCGCTGGAAAAGTTTTGTAAGTTAAGTGAAGCCGAACATGGTTTTCTGGAACAAGCTGTGCGCAGTTTAGGCCTTTCCGCGCGGGCATATACCCGTATTTTACGAATTTCCCGGACCATTGCCGATCTGGCTGGAGGAGAGATGATTCAGGTTCAGCATTTGGCTGAGGCTATCAATTACCGGAGTATGGATAGGCAGGGCTGA
- a CDS encoding bacteriohemerythrin, giving the protein MGRVEWNDGLNIGIKEIDEQHKGLIDIINNVLEAFKRGENGSVIDDLLGKLKEYTVSHFNAEEKYMEEIEYPQLSEHRQLHAGLKNKVKTFQAARFHREEVSSGEIKGLLSNWLIEHILREDYKIVEFVKQGGAKDWSENIKE; this is encoded by the coding sequence ATGGGCAGGGTTGAATGGAATGACGGCTTGAATATCGGGATTAAGGAAATTGACGAGCAGCATAAGGGGTTGATCGACATAATTAACAATGTTCTGGAGGCTTTTAAAAGGGGAGAAAATGGTTCCGTCATTGACGACCTGTTGGGTAAGCTGAAGGAGTATACTGTTAGTCATTTCAATGCCGAAGAAAAATACATGGAAGAGATCGAATATCCACAACTTAGCGAGCACCGGCAGCTTCATGCGGGGCTTAAAAATAAGGTTAAGACATTTCAGGCTGCCCGGTTTCATCGTGAGGAGGTTTCCTCTGGAGAGATCAAAGGGCTTCTTTCCAATTGGCTGATAGAGCATATTCTGCGGGAAGATTATAAGATAGTTGAGTTTGTGAAACAGGGCGGTGCTAAAGATTGGTCCGAAAATATAAAAGAATGA